Proteins from one Ornithobacterium rhinotracheale genomic window:
- a CDS encoding translation initiation factor translates to MDLQDQLKKLFPDHVADETPQDNASNEEGLWIPDETVSCHFEKRNGKPHTIIKGYTGHAQDFKQLAKDLKKMLGVGGSVKNEEIIIQGDYRDQIMAYLKDLGMKVKRVGG, encoded by the coding sequence ATGGATTTACAAGACCAGCTAAAAAAACTTTTTCCGGATCATGTAGCCGACGAAACGCCACAAGATAATGCGTCAAATGAAGAAGGGCTTTGGATTCCTGATGAAACGGTTTCTTGCCACTTTGAAAAACGAAACGGCAAGCCGCACACCATCATCAAAGGCTATACGGGGCATGCGCAAGACTTTAAGCAATTGGCTAAAGATTTAAAAAAAATGCTTGGTGTAGGAGGTAGCGTGAAAAACGAGGAAATCATAATTCAAGGTGATTATCGCGACCAAATTATGGCGTATCTTAAAGACTTAGGAATGAAAGTGAAACGAGTAGGTGGCTAA
- a CDS encoding glycosyltransferase gives MKTAPKVCSIIVTYNAERWIVDCLSTLREPHLDMAILLIDNGSTDATLEIVRRQFPQVQIIETGENLGFARANNLGYEHAKKLGADYLYLLNQDTKSYPNTVFNLVQMAEKYPDFAILSPLHLNEKGDAFDSKFEAYIDAKKCPNYISDASLGTLKEIYTIDFVNAAAWLVAVSALEKTHGLFSEVFYHYGEDRNFVQRVQYFGVKVGIVPSLKIHHCRDERSGAFSPVFERKKLKIKSLVLMHNINQSYGQCTFDVWKEALMQWVKLNIWQGLKLFFYPIFSAPKILSARRKMR, from the coding sequence ATGAAAACCGCACCCAAAGTTTGCTCTATCATCGTTACCTACAACGCCGAACGCTGGATTGTAGATTGCCTTTCGACTTTGCGAGAGCCCCATCTTGATATGGCTATTTTATTGATAGATAATGGCTCAACCGATGCTACGCTAGAAATCGTTCGCAGGCAATTTCCGCAAGTGCAAATCATAGAAACGGGCGAAAATTTAGGTTTTGCCCGAGCCAATAATTTAGGTTATGAGCATGCTAAAAAACTCGGTGCAGATTATCTTTATTTGTTAAACCAAGATACCAAAAGTTATCCAAATACGGTTTTCAACTTGGTGCAAATGGCAGAAAAATATCCTGATTTTGCCATTTTAAGCCCCTTGCATCTTAACGAAAAAGGCGATGCGTTTGATTCTAAATTTGAGGCGTATATTGATGCCAAAAAATGCCCTAATTACATTTCTGATGCGAGTTTGGGGACTCTGAAAGAGATTTATACCATAGATTTTGTAAACGCTGCGGCGTGGCTCGTTGCTGTTTCCGCATTGGAAAAAACACACGGATTGTTTTCCGAGGTGTTTTATCATTATGGCGAGGATCGAAATTTTGTGCAGCGTGTGCAATATTTTGGGGTAAAAGTAGGCATTGTGCCAAGCTTAAAAATCCATCATTGTCGAGATGAACGCAGCGGTGCTTTTTCGCCTGTTTTTGAAAGAAAGAAACTAAAAATCAAATCTTTGGTTTTGATGCATAACATCAATCAATCGTATGGGCAATGCACATTTGATGTTTGGAAGGAAGCGCTAATGCAATGGGTGAAATTAAACATTTGGCAAGGTTTAAAATTGTTTTTTTATCCTATTTTTTCGGCACCCAAAATTCTTTCAGCCCGTAGGAAAATGAGGTGA
- a CDS encoding acetyl-CoA carboxylase carboxyltransferase subunit alpha — protein MDYLPFEEPIKDLQEQYVKCALVGEQSGVDVKESCRQIQDKINAKKKEIYGNLTSWQKVQLSRHPNRPYSLDLIYGITDDNFIELHGDRSFADDKAMVGGFGDVDGQTVMFIGQQKGKNTKERQYRRFGMSNPDGYRKALRLMRLAEKFNKPIVTFIDTPGAYPGLEAEERGQGQAIALNIYEMFRIKVPIICIVIGEGASGGALGIGVGNKVFMLENTWYSVISPESCSSILWRSWDYKETAAEALKLTAKDMLEQKLIDGIIKEPLGGAHYDYYETFALIKKQILTSLKELSKYSGEELCKMRQEKFLAMGVYRS, from the coding sequence ATGGATTATTTACCCTTTGAGGAACCTATAAAAGACCTGCAAGAACAGTATGTAAAATGTGCGCTTGTGGGCGAACAGAGTGGTGTAGATGTAAAAGAATCTTGCCGACAAATTCAAGATAAAATCAATGCTAAAAAGAAAGAAATCTATGGAAATCTCACTTCTTGGCAAAAGGTGCAATTGTCTAGACACCCAAACCGTCCGTATAGTTTGGATTTAATTTATGGCATTACCGATGATAATTTCATAGAATTGCACGGCGACAGAAGTTTTGCCGATGACAAAGCCATGGTGGGCGGATTTGGTGATGTGGATGGGCAAACTGTGATGTTCATAGGGCAACAAAAAGGAAAAAACACCAAGGAACGCCAATATCGCCGTTTTGGAATGTCTAATCCCGATGGGTATCGTAAGGCGTTGCGATTGATGAGATTGGCAGAAAAATTCAATAAGCCGATTGTTACTTTCATTGATACTCCAGGTGCTTACCCAGGATTGGAAGCAGAGGAGAGAGGACAAGGGCAAGCCATCGCGCTCAACATTTACGAAATGTTTAGAATCAAAGTTCCGATTATTTGTATTGTCATCGGAGAAGGGGCTAGTGGAGGCGCACTTGGAATTGGCGTAGGAAACAAAGTTTTTATGCTTGAAAACACTTGGTATTCGGTAATTTCTCCAGAATCTTGTTCGTCAATTTTGTGGAGAAGCTGGGATTATAAAGAAACCGCAGCCGAGGCTTTGAAACTTACGGCCAAAGATATGCTTGAGCAAAAATTAATCGATGGCATCATTAAAGAACCACTTGGTGGCGCACATTACGATTATTATGAAACTTTTGCTTTAATCAAAAAACAAATTTTGACTTCGTTGAAAGAATTATCTAAATATTCGGGCGAAGAGTTGTGCAAAATGCGTCAAGAGAAATTTTTAGCCATGGGCGTATATCGTAGCTAA
- a CDS encoding glycosyltransferase family 2 protein: MRFLIIIPAHNEAAHIADCLDSLARQTYQNFDCVVVNDGSTDDTENQILNIIKDRENFSLLNLKTSRHAPGAKVVRAFEAGLKTNQIQDFEIICKFDADIIFPPNYLQTLHEAYQGNPHLGMAAGIVKIAKNDFSDEDILDFSNEKQHWTFENISSKQHIRGPIKSYRKECFLAMNGLKPVLGWDNIDVLLAYKNQWQTQTFPDVWVKHLRPTMYKYQAQKAEKLGIYFYNLGLNLPLAMLSSAKSALKNRSLKEFIISTKTFLNQKHERALNAEEITYIRHERWRGILGKIPVVSTLIKKS, encoded by the coding sequence ATGAGGTTTTTAATCATCATTCCTGCACACAACGAGGCGGCACACATTGCAGATTGCTTGGATTCGCTTGCACGACAAACTTATCAAAACTTTGATTGCGTGGTGGTGAACGATGGCTCAACAGATGATACTGAAAATCAAATTTTAAACATAATTAAAGACCGAGAAAATTTTTCATTATTAAACCTTAAAACCTCGCGGCATGCACCAGGTGCAAAGGTCGTTCGGGCGTTTGAGGCAGGATTGAAAACCAATCAAATTCAGGATTTTGAGATAATTTGTAAGTTTGATGCAGACATTATATTTCCGCCCAATTATTTGCAAACGCTGCATGAGGCATATCAAGGAAATCCGCATTTGGGCATGGCGGCAGGCATTGTAAAAATTGCCAAAAACGATTTTTCTGATGAAGATATTTTGGACTTTAGCAATGAAAAGCAACATTGGACTTTTGAAAACATTTCATCTAAACAACACATTCGTGGCCCAATAAAATCCTATCGCAAAGAATGTTTTTTAGCCATGAATGGACTAAAACCCGTTCTAGGCTGGGACAATATCGATGTGCTTTTGGCGTATAAAAATCAATGGCAAACTCAGACATTTCCCGATGTTTGGGTAAAACATTTGCGTCCAACGATGTACAAATACCAAGCGCAAAAAGCGGAAAAATTAGGCATTTACTTTTATAATTTAGGATTAAATCTGCCTTTAGCTATGCTTTCTTCGGCTAAATCTGCCTTAAAAAATCGTTCGCTTAAAGAATTTATAATCAGCACAAAAACATTTTTAAACCAAAAGCACGAGCGGGCATTGAATGCAGAGGAAATTACCTACATCAGGCACGAAAGATGGCGTGGGATTTTGGGCAAAATTCCCGTTGTTTCAACATTAATTAAAAAATCATGA
- the lepB gene encoding signal peptidase I produces the protein MWISTWTGWFIFFIVVQIIHFLGTWKLYQNAGRKAWEAAVPVYNAIVLLDIIKRPKWWVILLFLPIISPIMIMILWVDFIRSFGKRSFVEALLVIVTCGFYIYYLNYVEKPAYTGPEKRKETVISALLFAVILATTIHTYFVQPMIVPTGSMESTIKIGDALFVSKNVYGTRLPITPVAVPFADLFSRNLFVEKLQLPYERIPGWQKVKKNDIVVFNFPIDSVFSPIDRKDSYVKRCVGEPGDIIEVKASELFVNNQKFVPKKDAKVQYAYNVVSKTQFSPKLLKDQLDQLSYDPTALQNQADYTVSQVEGGFAYHFFGLDEEMYRQLKNNPNVISIEKEILPQGQADRAVFPKGAPWNRDWYGPLQVPKKGMTIELNLENLGNYIDVIKNYEGKNIKMQGNQLTIDGKPATKYTFTQDYYFMMGDNRDNSFDSRFFGFVPETHIIGKPFFTWANFNQIAHFEPKDGWRFERWFTVPNNDEPNKTSYLWVGAIILVIFFGWDLIFRKKKDKKK, from the coding sequence ATGTGGATTAGTACTTGGACCGGCTGGTTCATCTTTTTTATCGTAGTGCAAATCATTCACTTTCTGGGCACTTGGAAACTTTATCAAAATGCAGGAAGAAAGGCATGGGAAGCTGCTGTTCCCGTTTACAATGCGATTGTACTTTTAGACATCATCAAACGCCCAAAATGGTGGGTAATTCTTCTTTTTCTACCGATTATCTCTCCTATTATGATTATGATTTTGTGGGTAGATTTCATTCGTTCGTTTGGCAAAAGAAGTTTTGTAGAAGCACTTTTGGTCATCGTAACTTGCGGATTCTACATTTATTATCTTAACTATGTAGAAAAACCTGCCTACACAGGACCCGAAAAACGCAAAGAAACCGTAATTTCTGCCTTGCTTTTTGCGGTAATTTTAGCCACTACCATTCACACTTATTTTGTGCAACCTATGATTGTGCCTACGGGCTCCATGGAAAGCACCATTAAAATTGGCGATGCACTTTTTGTGAGCAAAAATGTCTACGGAACTCGCTTGCCGATTACGCCCGTAGCGGTGCCGTTTGCTGATTTGTTTTCAAGAAACTTATTTGTAGAAAAACTGCAATTACCATACGAGAGAATCCCAGGCTGGCAAAAAGTAAAAAAGAACGATATTGTTGTTTTCAATTTCCCGATAGATTCGGTTTTTTCTCCGATTGATAGAAAAGATAGCTATGTAAAACGATGTGTAGGAGAACCTGGCGATATCATCGAAGTCAAAGCGTCGGAATTGTTTGTAAACAATCAAAAATTTGTTCCGAAAAAAGATGCCAAAGTTCAATATGCGTACAATGTGGTTTCTAAAACGCAATTTAGTCCTAAATTATTAAAAGATCAGCTCGATCAATTGAGCTACGACCCTACGGCTTTGCAAAACCAGGCTGACTATACTGTATCGCAAGTGGAGGGTGGCTTTGCGTATCATTTCTTTGGTTTGGACGAAGAGATGTACCGACAATTGAAAAACAATCCAAATGTCATAAGCATCGAAAAGGAGATTTTGCCACAAGGCCAAGCGGATCGTGCCGTGTTCCCAAAAGGTGCTCCTTGGAACCGCGACTGGTATGGTCCCCTTCAAGTGCCTAAAAAAGGAATGACCATTGAGCTAAACCTTGAAAATCTTGGAAATTACATCGATGTGATTAAAAATTACGAAGGTAAAAACATCAAAATGCAAGGCAATCAACTCACCATTGATGGCAAACCTGCAACAAAATATACCTTTACACAGGATTATTATTTTATGATGGGTGACAACCGCGACAACTCGTTTGATTCTCGTTTCTTTGGTTTTGTTCCAGAAACGCACATCATCGGGAAGCCGTTCTTTACTTGGGCAAACTTCAACCAAATTGCGCATTTTGAGCCAAAAGATGGCTGGCGTTTTGAGCGTTGGTTTACTGTTCCAAACAACGACGAACCGAACAAAACAAGTTATCTATGGGTAGGAGCAATCATTTTAGTTATTTTCTTTGGCTGGGATTTAATCTTCAGAAAAAAGAAAGATAAAAAGAAATAG
- the dnaB gene encoding replicative DNA helicase: protein MAEQAENRERFKSKRINMNSEEFKRAKKPPQAVELEEAVLGAMMISKKGLNESIEILEEEFFYRPQHQHIFAAIYTLFNNAEPIDIFTVAEQLKKDGKFDTVGGDLYLVSLTERITSSAHIEHHARIIQEKYVQRKLIEISAQIIENAYDDTADIFKLLDQTETEIFKVTEGVLNSEYKDAKSLVLEAVAQIEKRSEQKGLSGVPTGFREVDELTSGLNPSDLIILAARPGMGKTAFVLSMARNMAVQHKVPVAVFSLEMPSVQLITRLIVGETGLDNDKIKKGTLTKKEWNHLYAKVKTLEKAPLFIDDTPALNIFDLRAKCRRLVAQHDVKVVIIDYLQLMTSKNSTGGNREQEISTISRGLKAIAKELNVPVIALSQLSREVEKRPNKRPQLSDLRESGAIEQDADIVSFIYRPEYYKIDTWDDEEQTPCAGQAEFIVAKHRNGGLKNIRLKFIAEQAKFEDLVEDAFYTQPVSMVFESKMNAQQQEVAELPVSDPKDSFDLGDDDEYDDPLPENESPNESAQGPDYDTTNLPF, encoded by the coding sequence ATGGCAGAACAAGCAGAAAATAGAGAGCGTTTTAAATCAAAAAGGATAAATATGAACTCGGAGGAGTTCAAACGAGCTAAAAAACCACCCCAAGCGGTGGAGCTTGAAGAGGCTGTATTGGGCGCTATGATGATTAGCAAAAAAGGACTCAATGAAAGTATTGAGATTCTGGAGGAGGAATTTTTTTATCGTCCGCAACATCAGCATATTTTTGCCGCAATTTATACTTTATTTAACAATGCAGAGCCAATTGATATTTTTACCGTTGCAGAACAATTAAAAAAAGATGGAAAGTTTGATACAGTAGGAGGGGATTTGTACTTGGTTTCCTTGACAGAGAGAATCACATCTTCTGCACACATTGAGCACCATGCGCGCATTATTCAAGAAAAATATGTTCAGCGTAAATTAATTGAAATTTCAGCGCAAATCATAGAGAATGCCTACGATGATACCGCAGATATTTTTAAACTTTTAGACCAAACAGAAACCGAGATTTTTAAAGTTACCGAAGGAGTTTTGAATTCTGAATATAAAGATGCAAAATCTCTTGTGCTCGAGGCTGTGGCTCAAATTGAAAAGCGAAGCGAACAAAAAGGATTGAGTGGTGTTCCTACAGGTTTTAGAGAAGTAGATGAATTAACCTCGGGACTAAACCCTTCAGATTTAATTATTTTGGCAGCTCGTCCTGGTATGGGGAAAACGGCTTTTGTGCTTTCCATGGCGCGAAACATGGCGGTGCAACATAAAGTGCCTGTGGCAGTATTTTCTCTAGAGATGCCTAGCGTTCAGTTGATTACGCGTTTGATAGTAGGGGAAACAGGGCTAGATAATGATAAAATAAAAAAAGGAACACTAACTAAAAAAGAGTGGAATCATTTATACGCCAAGGTTAAAACATTAGAAAAAGCCCCACTATTCATAGATGATACTCCAGCGCTTAATATTTTTGATTTACGGGCTAAATGTCGCCGATTGGTAGCGCAGCACGATGTAAAAGTTGTGATTATCGACTATTTGCAATTGATGACCAGTAAAAATAGCACGGGTGGAAACCGTGAACAAGAGATTTCCACCATATCGCGTGGTTTAAAAGCGATTGCTAAGGAGTTAAATGTTCCAGTAATTGCACTTTCTCAGCTTTCTCGTGAGGTGGAAAAACGTCCCAATAAGCGTCCACAACTTTCGGATTTGCGTGAATCGGGGGCAATTGAGCAAGATGCCGATATCGTGTCATTTATCTATCGTCCAGAATATTATAAAATTGATACATGGGACGACGAAGAGCAAACACCTTGTGCTGGCCAAGCAGAATTCATTGTGGCTAAACACCGTAATGGAGGGTTAAAAAATATTCGTCTCAAATTTATTGCAGAGCAAGCTAAATTCGAAGATTTGGTAGAAGATGCCTTTTATACACAGCCTGTGTCTATGGTATTTGAAAGTAAAATGAATGCTCAGCAGCAAGAAGTAGCAGAATTGCCTGTGAGCGATCCAAAAGATTCGTTTGATTTAGGAGATGATGATGAGTATGATGATCCTCTACCAGAAAATGAATCACCTAACGAGTCTGCTCAAGGTCCAGATTACGATACAACTAATTTGCCTTTTTAG
- the dapB gene encoding 4-hydroxy-tetrahydrodipicolinate reductase, translated as MNIAIVGYGKMGKTIERLAKEKGHTIAAIFDKTPTHSELRDHNIDVAIEFSHPDAAFENLNVLLGSNIPTVCGTTGWLGKLDQIEQKVTQYNGSFLYASNFSLGVNLFFEIVQQTAQLMKDQDLYDLKLTEIHHTQKKDAPSGTAITIAEKIMQKTGFEHWSLDKKEGKKDIPIYALREPEVPGTHIVEYISGIDSIELKHTANSRDGFALGAIKAAEYIYDKKGIFTMKDVLGI; from the coding sequence ATGAATATAGCCATTGTAGGATACGGAAAAATGGGAAAAACCATTGAGCGTTTAGCCAAAGAAAAAGGGCATACTATTGCCGCGATTTTTGATAAAACGCCTACGCACTCAGAATTGAGAGATCACAACATTGATGTGGCAATCGAATTTTCTCATCCCGATGCTGCGTTCGAAAATTTGAATGTTTTGCTCGGTAGCAACATTCCTACCGTGTGCGGCACAACGGGTTGGCTTGGGAAACTTGACCAAATTGAGCAAAAAGTGACGCAATACAATGGTTCGTTTCTTTACGCATCAAATTTTAGCTTAGGCGTGAATTTATTTTTTGAAATCGTGCAGCAAACGGCTCAACTGATGAAAGATCAAGATTTATATGATTTAAAACTGACAGAAATTCATCATACGCAAAAAAAAGATGCTCCAAGCGGAACGGCGATTACCATTGCCGAAAAAATTATGCAAAAAACAGGTTTTGAGCATTGGTCTTTGGATAAAAAAGAAGGCAAAAAAGACATTCCGATTTATGCTTTGCGCGAACCAGAAGTACCTGGCACACATATTGTGGAGTATATTTCGGGCATCGATTCAATTGAGCTAAAACACACAGCCAATTCAAGAGATGGTTTTGCGTTGGGAGCTATAAAAGCTGCAGAATATATTTATGATAAAAAAGGGATTTTTACGATGAAAGATGTTTTAGGAATTTAA
- a CDS encoding M1 family metallopeptidase: protein MRKKILLCLLGLNFGATQAQSDSISLAEKYLRGKNNHFRDFWDVKYYDLQLETHTENKSIKGEVVIDLSLDKQGRFLQIDLQKPMQITQVEQLLSSNKVKKIPLNSILNKGDHYFIPTKKLKQEKNIKLRFLFQGKPKIALQAPWDGGWIFTKDLKNRNWLSVAVQRQGASLWFPCKDYQGDEPDRGAMIRVKTEKKQVAVANGNLISKENGVYTWQVKNPINAYNITPNIGNYVHFSDIYHGENGKLKLNYWVLDYNVEKAKKQFKQVPMMLKAFEHWFGAYPFYEDSYKLVETPFLGMEHQSNIAYGNDYQNGYRGMDRSGSGYGNLFDFIIIHESGHEWFGNNITTEQIADMWVHEAFTTYSEALFVEYYYGKEAAQKYLQGYQRQILNDRPMQGVYDEHQEGSVDMYNKGACMIQTLREWMNDDTAFLALMRGLNKDFRHKIVTGAQIEHYIEDKTKLDLKAFFNQYLRTTQIPILSIKKEQNQYFYRWENCVDGFAMPVQLENKDWIQPTKEWKVLSQKDVDVLPNKNLLIQFKNYNS, encoded by the coding sequence ATGAGAAAAAAAATTCTTCTTTGTTTATTGGGGTTAAATTTTGGAGCAACCCAGGCTCAGAGCGATAGCATTAGTCTAGCAGAGAAATACTTACGCGGGAAAAATAATCATTTTCGTGATTTTTGGGATGTTAAGTATTATGATCTTCAGCTAGAAACCCATACCGAAAATAAGAGCATAAAAGGAGAAGTCGTTATTGATTTAAGTCTTGATAAACAAGGAAGATTTTTACAAATAGATTTGCAAAAACCTATGCAAATCACCCAAGTAGAACAGCTTCTATCCTCTAATAAAGTAAAAAAAATTCCGCTAAATTCTATTTTAAATAAGGGGGATCATTACTTTATTCCTACTAAAAAATTAAAGCAAGAAAAAAACATCAAATTGCGTTTTTTGTTTCAAGGAAAACCCAAAATTGCCTTGCAAGCACCCTGGGATGGTGGATGGATTTTTACCAAAGATTTAAAAAATCGAAATTGGCTTTCGGTTGCGGTGCAACGCCAAGGGGCGAGCCTGTGGTTTCCATGCAAGGATTATCAAGGCGATGAGCCAGACCGAGGGGCAATGATTCGTGTAAAAACCGAAAAAAAACAAGTGGCGGTAGCCAATGGAAATTTAATTTCAAAGGAAAACGGCGTGTACACTTGGCAGGTCAAAAATCCCATTAATGCCTATAACATTACGCCAAATATTGGGAATTATGTACATTTTTCGGACATTTATCATGGCGAAAATGGGAAACTTAAATTAAATTATTGGGTGCTTGATTATAATGTAGAAAAAGCTAAAAAACAATTTAAACAAGTGCCGATGATGCTTAAAGCTTTTGAGCATTGGTTTGGGGCGTATCCGTTTTACGAAGATTCCTATAAATTGGTCGAAACGCCGTTTTTAGGCATGGAGCACCAGAGCAATATCGCCTACGGAAACGATTACCAAAATGGCTATAGAGGCATGGATCGCTCGGGAAGTGGTTATGGCAATTTGTTTGATTTTATCATCATTCACGAGTCTGGGCATGAGTGGTTTGGCAACAATATTACCACCGAGCAAATCGCTGATATGTGGGTGCACGAGGCGTTTACCACTTATTCCGAAGCCCTTTTTGTGGAGTATTATTATGGCAAAGAGGCGGCGCAAAAATATTTGCAAGGCTATCAGCGACAGATTTTAAACGATCGCCCGATGCAAGGCGTGTACGATGAGCATCAAGAGGGGAGTGTGGATATGTATAATAAAGGAGCGTGCATGATTCAGACATTGCGCGAATGGATGAACGATGATACCGCATTTTTGGCATTGATGCGTGGCTTGAACAAAGATTTTCGTCATAAAATCGTAACGGGCGCACAGATTGAACACTACATAGAGGATAAAACAAAATTAGATTTAAAAGCATTTTTTAATCAATACCTGCGAACCACACAAATTCCCATTTTGTCCATCAAAAAAGAACAAAATCAATATTTCTATCGTTGGGAAAATTGTGTCGATGGATTTGCAATGCCCGTTCAGTTGGAAAACAAAGACTGGATTCAGCCGACGAAAGAATGGAAAGTTTTGTCCCAAAAAGATGTTGATGTTTTGCCTAACAAAAACCTTTTGATTCAATTTAAAAATTATAATTCATGA
- the speB gene encoding agmatinase, which translates to MRIFAGVEEEYGKYETAKAVLIPVPYDGTSTWIKGADKGPDAFLDAADNMEIYDIETKSEPYKNGIFLDEPVTEDASPEAMTDAVHDRVKKYLDDDKFVTLFGGEHSISIGSIRAFGEKYGKITVLQLDAHTDLRPEYHGSKCNHACAVFEANEKHHLVQVGIRSMDTSEVQYLKEENVFFAHQIAENPNWIEDVFNRLGDNPVYITIDLDGFDPSICPSTGTPEPGGLPWYPTLKLLKKVIQQKNVVGFDIVELAPNENEKSSDFLAAKLYYKMLAYQFTK; encoded by the coding sequence ATGAGAATTTTCGCAGGAGTAGAAGAAGAATACGGCAAATATGAAACCGCTAAAGCAGTGCTAATTCCCGTTCCATACGACGGGACAAGTACATGGATTAAGGGAGCAGACAAAGGACCAGATGCCTTTTTAGATGCAGCCGATAACATGGAGATTTACGACATCGAAACCAAATCAGAACCCTACAAAAATGGAATTTTCCTTGATGAGCCAGTGACTGAAGACGCTTCGCCAGAAGCCATGACCGATGCGGTGCACGATCGAGTTAAGAAATATTTAGACGACGATAAATTCGTAACACTTTTTGGGGGCGAGCATTCTATCTCGATAGGGAGTATTCGTGCTTTTGGAGAAAAATATGGCAAAATCACGGTTTTGCAATTAGATGCCCACACTGATTTGAGACCAGAGTACCACGGTAGCAAATGCAATCATGCTTGTGCTGTTTTTGAGGCAAATGAAAAGCATCATCTTGTGCAAGTGGGAATCAGAAGTATGGACACAAGCGAAGTGCAGTATTTAAAAGAAGAAAATGTATTCTTTGCACACCAAATCGCTGAAAATCCAAATTGGATCGAAGATGTATTCAATCGCTTGGGCGATAATCCTGTGTACATTACCATTGATTTAGACGGATTTGATCCTTCGATTTGTCCATCTACAGGAACGCCAGAGCCAGGTGGATTGCCATGGTATCCAACTTTGAAATTATTGAAAAAAGTAATTCAGCAAAAAAATGTCGTAGGTTTTGATATTGTGGAACTTGCACCAAACGAAAACGAAAAATCATCTGATTTTTTAGCGGCTAAATTATACTATAAAATGTTGGCTTATCAATTCACAAAATAA